A window from Rana temporaria chromosome 8, aRanTem1.1, whole genome shotgun sequence encodes these proteins:
- the LOC120910070 gene encoding gastrula zinc finger protein XlCGF26.1-like, producing the protein MGPSNPEEPSNKSHTMTSDLHLSSHSADRSTDPSDPQKSSSSHEEPHTGGSSLSCLVCGKTFTKKKGLYKHQKTHKTELPYSCSQCGKCFSKKESLVVHLRIHTGERPFCCSECGKCFSEKGCLRIHQRGHTGERPYSCSDCGKCFQSKGSLLTHQKLHTGERPFSCSECGRWFSKKENLLIHQRIHTGERPFLCLECGKSFSEKRSLLKHQRSHTGERPFSCLECGKSFSAQGNLHKHQRIHTGERPFSCLECGKCFSEQGNLRKHQRIHTGERPFSCSECGKSFSDQGNLHQHQKKHSGEREYSCSECGKVFCQKKTLLRHQSCHSREHPYTCSECGKCLTTKESLVNHQKLHTGERPYSCSECGKCFATKESLFSHQKIHSSERPHSCSECGKCFITKAALVRHQKIHTDERLYSCSECGKCFTIKANLVSHQKIHLGEHPYSCSECGKSFTLKASLVTHQRIHSGERPHSCSECGKCFIKKGSLVRHQKIHSGERPYLCTECGKCFTKKHSLLAHMARHGSEHPNNFQSAVNVVQIA; encoded by the coding sequence atgggtccttctaatcctgaggaaccttctaataaatcccatactatgacttcAGATCTCCATCTCAGTTCTCACAGTGCTGACAGATCAACAGATCCATCCGACCCCCAGAAATCCTCTTCAAGCCATGAGGAACCTCACACAGGAGGGAGCTCATTGTCATGTTTGGTGTGCGGGAAAACATTCACTAAGAAAAAAGGACTTTATAAACACCAGAAAACTCACAAGACTGAACTTCCTTATTCGTGTTCtcagtgcggaaaatgtttttctaaGAAAGAAAGCCTTGTTGTACACCTGAGAATTCACACTGGTGAGCGTCCCTTttgttgttcagagtgcgggaaatgtttttctgaaAAGGGATGCCTTCGTATACACCAAAGAGGTCACACTggtgagcgtccctattcatgttcgGATTGTGGGAAATGTTTTCAAAGCAAAGGATCCCTTCTTACACACCAGAAACTTCATACGGGTGAGCGTCCCTTttcctgttcagagtgcggaaGATGGTTTTCCAAGAAAGAAAACCTTCTTATACACCAAAGAATTCATACGGGTGAGCGTCCCTTTTTATGtttagagtgcgggaaaagtttttcaGAGAAAAGAAGCCTTCTGAAACACCAACGAAGTCACACTGGTGAGCGTCCTTTTTCCTgtttagagtgcgggaaatctttttcTGCCCAAGGAAACCTTCATAAACACCAGAGAatacacacaggtgagcgtcccttCTCCTGTttagagtgtggaaaatgtttttctgaGCAAGGAAACCTTCgtaaacaccagagaattcatacAGGTGAGCGTCCGTTTTCCTGTTCGGAGTGCGGAAAAAGTTTTTCGGACCAAGGAAACCTTCATcaacaccaaaaaaaacacagtggtgaacgTGAATATTCATGTTCGGAGTGTGGAAaagttttttgccaaaaaaaaacacttcttcgGCACCAAAGTTGTCACTCCCGTGAGCATCCTTATACTTGTtcggagtgcggaaaatgtttgaCCACGAAAGAAAGTCTTGTTAATCACCAGAAACTTCatacgggtgagcgtccttattcatgttcagagtgcgggaaatgttttgctaCCAAAGAAAGCCTTTTTTCTCACCAGAAAATTCACTCAAGTGAACGTCcccattcatgttcagagtgcgggaaatgtttcatcaCAAAAGCAGCCCTTGTTAGACATCAGAAAATTCACACGGATGAGCGTCTTTATTCatgctcagagtgcgggaaatgtttcactatCAAAGCAAACCTTGTTTCTCACCAGAAAATTCACTTGGGTGAGCATccatattcatgttcagagtgcgggaaatctttcactttgAAGGCAAGCCTTGTTACCCACCAGAGAATTCATTCAGGCGAGCGTCCTcattcgtgttcagagtgcgggaaatgtttcattaAAAAAGGAAGCCTTGTTAGACACCAGAAAATTCACTCAGGTGAGCGTCCCTAtttatgtacagagtgcgggaaatgttttactaaGAAACACTCCCTTCTTGCACACATGGCAAGACACGGCTCAGAGCATCCAAACAACTTTCAGAGTGCGGTAAATGTTGTACAGATCGCATAA